A segment of the Butyrivibrio fibrisolvens genome:
AGGCAGTTAAGTCAGAAGATGATCTTAAGATCACATCAAAGCTTGTAAGTACAGGCGATGTACATGAAGAAGTAGTTTATAACAAGATGCTTCCTCTTGAAAAAGACGTACAAAGCTGGCTTGATATTCCGATAGGATCATTAAAAGAGCCTATAATCCCTGAGGAAAAGATTGATGCAGCGCTTAATGGAAGCAGACTTGCAGCTATATTTAACCAGACTCAGCTTGAATGGAGCGGAGCTGATTTTTCCTGCACGAGTCTTGGTAATGATCCGCTTGGACTTGAAAAAGATATAACTATAAGAGATGTATGCGCTGTATATCCTTTCGCTAATACTGTGTTTGTGGTAGAAGTAACCAAGCAGACAATTAAGGATTCACTTGAACGCGTGGCATCCTATTTTACCCTGGTAGATGGTAAGCCCCAGGTTTCAGAAGAGTTCTTAAAGCCCAAGGTTGAGCATTACAATTATGACTTCTATGCAGGCCTTGACTATGAGTTTGACTTAAGACGTCCTGTGGGAGACAGAGTAGTTAAGATGGTCATGCTTGATGGTTCTGAGCTGTCTGATTCCAGAACATATACTCTTGTTACAAGTAATTACAGGGCGACAGGAACAGGTGGATATAAAGCGATAGGTGAAAGCCGCGTTATCAGAAATAGTACTGAGGAAATGCCGGATCTTCTGCAGGATTACATCAGGAAAAACAGTCCTGTTGGAGATGTAAATAATTTCAGAATTAAAGTTTTTTATTAATTATCAAATAAATTTTGTTTTGAAAAACGGGATACAGTATATGAATTTAGTGATATACTGTTATAGATGCTTGATAAGAGGGACACAAATCCTATGAAAATATTAAAACTATTCACTAAAGATGATGATGTTTTTAATAATTATCATGACAAAATAAATGAACTGAATTATGAGCGTATCAGTAAGCTATCAATGATGGGGGCGACACTTCCTGTTATAGCAGTTATCTATTTTGCTATTGTTGGGGACTATGAGGGGAGCATGGAGTCTGTAATTATCATGCTTTATTTTGCAGCTCTGCGCATCTTTCTTAAGTTCCATGGGGAGGACAGGCCATTTAAGAATGCCACATTGTTCTTTTATCTTGTTATCATTCCGATACTTTTATTCGCATCGATAATAGATGCATATTATGATCCCGATGAACAGGGCTTTACGTCTCTTCTTCTTTTGTGCGCTATTCCGTGCCTGATTCTGGACAGGCCGGTGAGAATTGGAAGCTTTTTGGGGATTGTTGCTCTTACCGATGGCATAATATTCGATATTTTTAACGATGGGGCTGCGGTAGTGGATATAAGGTCTCATCTGGTTGTAACATCTGTTGTATCAATAATCATTTCAGGATATGTACTAAAAATTCAAATCGAAAATGTAAGGCGAGGCGAGAAACTGGCATACCAGTCGGAGCATGATGGAATGACAGGCCTTTTTAACAGAGTAGGTGGAGAAAAGAGAATTTCTCAATATCTGGAAGAGGGGTGCAAGGGCTTTTTCTATCTTATAGATGTTGATAATTTTAAATACGTTAATGACTCCTTCGGTCATGACACAGGTGATGAGGTCCTTGAAGATATCTCAGGTATCCTTACAGAATCTTCCGGAGAAAAAGATGTTCTGATGAGAATTGGCGGAGATGAATTTGTAGGCTTTGCAGAAGGAATCTTTTCCGAAGAACTGATCCAGAGAAGATTTGACAGAATTAGAAGCGGACTTAGATGGACAAGATTCTATCGCAAACATAAACAGAAGATAACCCTCTCTAT
Coding sequences within it:
- a CDS encoding GGDEF domain-containing protein gives rise to the protein MKILKLFTKDDDVFNNYHDKINELNYERISKLSMMGATLPVIAVIYFAIVGDYEGSMESVIIMLYFAALRIFLKFHGEDRPFKNATLFFYLVIIPILLFASIIDAYYDPDEQGFTSLLLLCAIPCLILDRPVRIGSFLGIVALTDGIIFDIFNDGAAVVDIRSHLVVTSVVSIIISGYVLKIQIENVRRGEKLAYQSEHDGMTGLFNRVGGEKRISQYLEEGCKGFFYLIDVDNFKYVNDSFGHDTGDEVLEDISGILTESSGEKDVLMRIGGDEFVGFAEGIFSEELIQRRFDRIRSGLRWTRFYRKHKQKITLSMGAVILDGKTDYSYKTLYKVADDLLYTSKRNGKNIMTAQ